One Flavobacterium cerinum genomic window, TACAACACCTGCTCCTTGCTTCAGATACGGCACAATACGGCTCTCTCCTCTTTTTGTTACCGATGGCAAGGCGATTATCGCTTTTCCGCCTTTACTTAACGAAGCGCCGCGTACAAAATCCATCTGACCTCCAACTCCGGAATACATTCTGGCTCCGATAGAATCAGCACAAACCTGACCGGTTATATCAACTTCAATAGCCGAATTAATCGCAATCATTTTCGGATTCATCCGAATTACCGATGTATCGTTTACATATGATGATTCCCGCATTTCGATAAACGGATTATCATTTACAAAATCATATAATCGTTGTGAACCGATTAAAAAAGTAGCCAAAGCACGACCTCTGTTCACGCCTTTAAAATTACAATTGATAACATCATTTTCGATTAAATCAATCACGCCATCTGAAAACATTTCGGTATGCAATCCCAGATTTTTATGATTTACCAGTTTTGCTAATACCGCATTTGGAATTGAACCGATTCCCATTTGCAACGTACTTTCATCTTCAATCAAACCGGCCACCAATTCTCCGATTTTTGCTTCTACCGGACTAATTTCTTTTGATCCGTGTCCGTGTATCACTTCGTTCACTTCAACCAAATAATCAATTTCCGAAACATGGAGAATTCCGTCCCCAAAAGTCCGCGGCATATTCGGGTTCACCTGCGCAATCACTATTTTAGAATTTTCAACCGCAGCGATCGAAGCTTCAACAGACACTCCCAATGAACAATAGCCGTGACTATCCGGCGGTGATACATGAATAAACGCGACATCTAAAGGGATAACACCTTTTCTGAACAAATGAGGCAATTCACTTAAAAACACCGGTGTATACGATCCGTTACCGGCCTCAATTGTATGCCTGACATTTTGCCCGATAAAGAATGAATTTACGTGAAAGCTTTCGGCCAG contains:
- a CDS encoding acetyl-CoA hydrolase/transferase family protein, with protein sequence MSKYVSAAEAVKIIKSNNRVYVQAAAATPTVLTKALAERASELKNVELCHLHTEGEAAYANPELAESFHVNSFFIGQNVRHTIEAGNGSYTPVFLSELPHLFRKGVIPLDVAFIHVSPPDSHGYCSLGVSVEASIAAVENSKIVIAQVNPNMPRTFGDGILHVSEIDYLVEVNEVIHGHGSKEISPVEAKIGELVAGLIEDESTLQMGIGSIPNAVLAKLVNHKNLGLHTEMFSDGVIDLIENDVINCNFKGVNRGRALATFLIGSQRLYDFVNDNPFIEMRESSYVNDTSVIRMNPKMIAINSAIEVDITGQVCADSIGARMYSGVGGQMDFVRGASLSKGGKAIIALPSVTKRGESRIVPYLKQGAGVVTTRSHVQYVVTEYGIADLYGKTLKQRANELVKIAHPDHREWIDKAYYELSHFK